The following nucleotide sequence is from Halobacillus mangrovi.
AAGCATTACAACGTGATCCAGCATTTTTTCCAAGTAATAATGCATGAAAAGACCTAACGCAGCTGCACTGCGATTGGCAACAATGTACACCCTTTTTGCCTCCAATAAATACTGGATCGCTCTACGGAAATCTTCTACATTTAAATTTTTCATCGTCTGCTGGATATTTTCAATATCTCCACTTAGCACATGAGGAATGTCTCGATCTCCTTCCCCATACACCTCATTAGACATTTGCAGCCTTTCCGCTGAAGTTAATTGCTGCTGAACGGAAGATTGTATGTGTTCTTGAAACTCAGGATATCCTGAATAACCTAAAAATACAGCGAATCGCACCACCGTCGCATCACTGACATTCACCAGCTTCGCTAACTTACTCACATTTAAAAACGGCACTTCATTTGGTTTCTTGAGAATATACTGAGCAATTTTTTTGTGTGACTTACTCATCTCAGGCATTTTTTCGTAAATGATTTTGTACACATTTATATCCATGTCAAACCTCTTTCTTTCTTCAAGCTACTCTTAAGCTTAACATGTTCGTATTTAGAAGGGTTTCCCAACTATTTCAGGCAGTTTTGCACCGTTCTTATTGCCTGTTCATGTGCTTCTACAGTTCGAGCAATGTCTTTCTCTGTATGTGCCGTAGACAAGGAATAGCGATTAAGCGGCTTCGTGTAGACACCAAGCTTCAACAATTCATAGTCGATCTCTTTTCTTAAAGAGGAATCGACTTTAGCCATATCTCGATAATTCTTAATTTCTCCTTCTGCCAAAATGATATTGAAAATGCTTCCCAGGCCAATTGTCTGCATCGATATTCCATACCGGCTGTATAATTCTTCGAGTTGGTCTCTAAGTGATTTCGTCTTAGCAAAAAGATCATCCATCGTATCTTCATTTTCAAGTAGTTCAATTGTAGCAAGTCCCGCTGCTAAGACAGTAGGATGGCCGTTGTACGTCCCACTATGAAATAAAGCGTGATGTTTGTGCTGGTTTTCAGCTCCAGCTGTCAAAATATCCTTACCCCCATCTGGCGCAAGAATTTCCATAATTTTTTTTGAACCGCCAATCGCTCCTACAGGAAAACCGCCACCAAGCACTTTTCCTAGCGCTGTAAGATCTGGTTCAATTCCATAAACCATTTGGGCTCCTCCTAAAGATAAGCGGAAGCCGGTTTTCACTTCATCTAAGATGAGCAGAATGCCAAGTTCCTCTGTTAAAGACCGTAGACTTTTCATAAACTCTTCTTCAGCAGGGATGAAACCACCTTGGACAGGTTCCATGATGATGGCAGATATCTGTGCTGAGTTTGCACGTAGTATTTTTTCCGTAGATGGAAAGTCGTTAAACGGGAGAATAATCGTATTTTCTTGATAGTATTCCGGTAACCCGAGTGATTCTGGAACAGGGTTCGGTTTTACAGTCTCTCCCGCTTTTTCATGATCAGGATTCACACTGAGTAAAACTTGGTCATACCCACCGTGATAATGCCCTTCAAACTTAGCAATTTTTGATTTTCCTGTATAAGCCTTTGCCACTCGCAGGGCAAGTAAAGTAGCCTCTAAGCCTGAGTTCGTGTATCTGACCATTTCCATTCCTGGATAGAGTGAAATTAATTTTTCAGCCATGGTTGTCTCTAATTTGTGCGGTGTACCGAAAATCGTCGTACCAGCTTCTTGCATTTGTGTCATTACAGCTTCATATACGGATTGATGTCCATGTCCATGAATCAAGGCTCCATAGGATAGAAGATAATCGATATACTCGTTCTGATCGACATCATATAGCTTACTTCCTTCTGCCTTTTCCATAACAATGGGATGGGGATCGATATATTTAATATTCGCTGTGACCCCGCCTGGAATAACCTTTTTCGCTTGATCAAATAGTTCTGCTGATTTCCTCATTTTTTCGTCTAGCGGATGAAACTCTTTAGGCTTCAAGAGTAGAACCTCCATGATTATCAATATTTATTTCAAAAAAAATATAACATGAAATAAATATTTCATAAACAGATAACTATTATTAGCACTGATCAGCCCTTCATATAAGTCTCTATATCCTTAAGACATTTAAGATTATTTTCTATTTAGAGGAGTGTTGTTTCCGTTATTTAGTACTAGGATAGGTGTTCAGGGAAATCGCTCGCTTTCCGCGGGGATGACGGCAAGCTTCCTCGGTTTGTCAACCTGCGGGATCTTGCCAGCCATTCCATTCCCGCAGGAGTCTCACAATTTCCCCTCTCACCTTGCCATTCATTGACTGAACGGAAACGCATGCAAAGGTCGTAATAGTCTCAGTATTTAGAGTGAGGGTGATTTTAATTCTTCAGATAAAAGCAGCTACTAGATGGAATTGTGAGGTTAATGACAATTGGGATGGCTGGAAAATGACGAGACTACCGCGGTAGAAGGGCCTAGGCGAGACCTCACAGAGAGCGCAGCGAGCGAGGAGACTCGGCAGTTCCCCCGCTGGAAAGCGAGTTATTTTCCAGCCATCCCTGACACTTTTACGGATACGAACCCAAGTTTTTTTGAACTCAAGTCTTCCAGAATCTGATATATAGTTGAATAAGTCCTTGTAAGCACTACATGTGAAAAGTGGTTATGAAATGAAAAAAGAGCAGATCCATATGGAATGGATCTGCTCTTCGTATGAAAACGTGCATCTTTTACTCATTGTCACAGACAGCAAGCTATCCTCTTTTAGCACCTCGACCTCCACGTTTGGATTCGGTGTGCTTCTTCAGTGATGCTAAGCGTTCGTCGCTATCTTTCATAAAGCGGCTCATCTTCTGCTCGAACGATTCAGCCGGCTTACGTGGTTTTTGCGGGCGACGATTGTGGTTTTCTTTTG
It contains:
- a CDS encoding MurR/RpiR family transcriptional regulator, which produces MDINVYKIIYEKMPEMSKSHKKIAQYILKKPNEVPFLNVSKLAKLVNVSDATVVRFAVFLGYSGYPEFQEHIQSSVQQQLTSAERLQMSNEVYGEGDRDIPHVLSGDIENIQQTMKNLNVEDFRRAIQYLLEAKRVYIVANRSAAALGLFMHYYLEKMLDHVVMLDSIEKDADLLYDLSEEDLIIGISFSRYTRSTVDIFSYAKEKGTMTLALTDGLLSPLIQYADVTLTAESQMPAFIDSFVAPLSLINALVIYTAKEKKNDFDEKLGRLETVWDQFDVFY
- a CDS encoding aspartate aminotransferase family protein, which encodes MRKSAELFDQAKKVIPGGVTANIKYIDPHPIVMEKAEGSKLYDVDQNEYIDYLLSYGALIHGHGHQSVYEAVMTQMQEAGTTIFGTPHKLETTMAEKLISLYPGMEMVRYTNSGLEATLLALRVAKAYTGKSKIAKFEGHYHGGYDQVLLSVNPDHEKAGETVKPNPVPESLGLPEYYQENTIILPFNDFPSTEKILRANSAQISAIIMEPVQGGFIPAEEEFMKSLRSLTEELGILLILDEVKTGFRLSLGGAQMVYGIEPDLTALGKVLGGGFPVGAIGGSKKIMEILAPDGGKDILTAGAENQHKHHALFHSGTYNGHPTVLAAGLATIELLENEDTMDDLFAKTKSLRDQLEELYSRYGISMQTIGLGSIFNIILAEGEIKNYRDMAKVDSSLRKEIDYELLKLGVYTKPLNRYSLSTAHTEKDIARTVEAHEQAIRTVQNCLK